In Fusarium falciforme chromosome 9, complete sequence, the following are encoded in one genomic region:
- a CDS encoding MFS domain-containing protein, translating into MALQNPETTQKSETENHTTESPDDDVLTYPEGGLRAWGVVFGSFCIMLSVFGVINTAAVFESYFMENQLKDKEPSTVAWIFSLYLFNIYFLGLLAGPIFDQHGHRLLIFVGSVLVVVSFMLLSLCSEYYQIILCFSMLFGIGASLMNIPAYAVIGHWFDKRRGFAVGVASTAGGIGGIIFPLLFQATLPSIGFAWSMRMLGFILLLLAVPSNLLIRTRLPPSEQFKSAWPDFRLFKDLRLSLCCAGIFFMEYGIMVPLTYVVSYATEHGHASTNSYMLPALLNAGSVVGRVVPGIISDRIGRFNVLIITVGACIICVLALWLPAGDSKPMLIAFTLLLGFASGGNVSLVPVCIGQLCDSKDYGRYLSTALLAASFGTLTGIPIGGALLGLGNGDGWLAVIIFSGVSYTVSWSCYLAARILAVGWTLKAIY; encoded by the exons ATGGCGTTACAAAACCCCGAGACAACCCAAAAGTCGGAAACCGAAAACCACACGACGGAGAGCCCTGATGACGATGTCCTCACGTACCCCGAAGGAGGTCTTAGAGCTTGGGGCGTCGTCTTTGGATCTTTCTGCATCATGCTCTCTGTTTTTGGCGTGATTAATACTGCGGCTGTTTTTGAGTCGTATTTTATGGAGAATCAGCTTAAAGATAAGGAGCCGTCGACTGTGGCATGGATCTTTTCGTTGTATCTCTTCAACATTTACTTCCTGGGCTTGTTGGCAGGTCCTATATTTGATCAACACGGCCACCGACTGCTCATCTTTGTGGGGAGTGTTTTGGTGGTTGTTAGTTTTATGTTGTTGAGCTTATGTTCAG AATATTATCAGATCATCCTCTGCTTTTCCATGCTCTTCGGAATAGGGGCTTCTCTAATGAACATTCCCGCATACGCGGTAATAGGCCACTGGTTCGACAAACGCCGTGGCTTTGCAGTTGGCGTAGCATCCACAGCGGGAGGTATTGGCGGCATCATTTTCCCCCTGCTTTTTCAAGCTACCCTGCCAAGCATTGGGTTTGCCTGGAGCATGCGGATGTTGGGCTTTATTCTGCTCTTACTCGCCGTACCGTCGAATCTTTTGATCAGAACTCGGCTACCACCGAGCGAGCAGTTCAAGTCTGCGTGGCCTGATTTTAGATTGTTCAAAGACCTGAGGCTATCTTTGTGCTGCGCAGGAATATTCTTTATGGAGTATGGGATCATGGTTCCTTTGACATATGTCGTGTCTTATGCCACAGAACACGGACACGCATCTACCAACAGCTACATGCTCCCGGCGCTGCTCAATGCCGGCAGTGTCGTTGGAAGAGTTGTTCCAGGAATCATCTCAGATCGGATCGGCAGATTCAACGTCCTCATTATCACCGTCGGAGCATGTATCATCTGCGTCCTTGCACTCTGGCTACCAGCGGGAGATTCAAAACCCATGCTCATAGCCTTCACACTTCTCCTTGGTTTTGCAAGTGGCGGAAACGTCAGCTTGGTCCCTGTCTGCATAGGCCAGCTCTGCGATTCGAAAGATTATGGACGATATCTGTCAACTGCTCTACTGGCGGCGAGCTTTGGAACCTTGACGGGCATTCCTATAGGGGGTGCTCTCCTCGGGCTTGGCAAcggagatggatggttggCTGTCATCATATTTTCTGGTGTTTCGTATACGGTGTCTTGGAGTTGTTATCTTGCTGCTAGGATTCTGGCCGTGGGATGGACTCTGAAGGCCATCTACTGA
- a CDS encoding NACHT domain-containing protein, which produces MSFGFSVGDFLAAAQLAHKIRKDFSGAPSKFKSLSDETKLLSMVLQDVDVKVDESVFTPQQGNNLEQAMGTCEAVLHDLQAVCDKFSDLDTSQGRHRKSIRRVWKQLKWEPNEARELRERISSSIAMLTTLLGQLSSETTVAVKKGVDRLNQNQDRQERLAILNWLSSFDHTAQQNDISARKQTGTGVWLLESPDFTSWKSTRGETLYCPGIPGAGKTILSSIVVEELTKWFRDDSNVCIAHVYFNYQQQESQTVNQVFANLLRQLVAGQSDIPTAVRDVYKGHLQRGSKPKFEEISELLHSFSALYSRVFIIIDALDECPSRDGRRNTLLSEIMKLQTALSANILCTSRPIPEIESWFPKTVSINVRASEHDVRKYLDGQIGRLPGFVARSTELQEHVKTQIVQVVDGMFLLAHLHLESLMYKRTAKALRTALEGLPRGSTAYDDTYERTMRRIETQFPDQVGLAKDVLQWIIWAKTPLSVSELQHALGVEPEQEHLDFDNLPDPDDMVTACGGLVTVDQGSGIIRLVHYTTQEYFERTRKTWFPAAEEQLAEVCLTYLSFEPFRREQCKTSGEHQRRLEDWPFYRYACKYWGLHASQASSARILAFFQLKEAFWSSLQPLFQDQTGSIYTEHDHNEELFESVKEQVTALHIAALFGLVSIVRELADPDTVNKQTDQGWTPLAFAAEQGRDEVIRLLLVEYGANANLSDEGGTSPLHRAVSRHRTSSFKLLLEIGKANIHSRDLAGETPLYLAILEDQVEIVEYLVDNLETWLQPPEDPELQPGLILRTAAACGRVGIVKLLSTRPHLDLDVSGNTILRWIGAEQRPPLVWAARDGQCEVCKILVEAGRVNANVVDSTGRTALSYAIERNSTEIIDILLQVDNIYIGSVELGVYRSPLSFAVAQGSEETVSKLFATNRLNPNDALLAMAASENWRGVASVLLDGPPFDTSAKYHQDKAPISHAAEKGDESIVEALSRYNANPGLRGRNLLGCAAERGDTRIVEALLRFSANINSKGLEERIPPLSHAAEKGDARIVDAFIRYNTKINSKDLWDRTPLSYAAEGGHEEIVEALLRMRNIEVDSKSENASACFAGCTPLAFAAYKSHPRIVQRLLDTGQVNPNSKSSISSQSRTPLIWAIEGSWYSYGDVEKYEAVVDLLLRTRRVDVNSKCATGLPSLQHQETEGQTPLLIATRRSTPPKIVKLLLENGADPNATSHDGSTPLSNAIENGYSAIADILLEYGAKPLEE; this is translated from the exons ATGAGTTTCGGATTCAGCGTTGGCGATTTCCTCGCCGCTGCGCAGCTAGCGCACAAGATCCGCAAGGACTTTAGCGGAGCACCGAGCAAGTTCAAGAGTCTTTCTGACGA GACCAAACTTTTGTCCATGGTGCTTCAAGATGTCGACGTTAAAGTCGATGAGTCAGTTTTCACCCCACAGCAGGGGAACAACCTCGAGCAGGCTATGGGCACATGTGAAGCCGTGCTTCATGACCTACAAGCTGTTTGTGACAAGTTCAGCGATTTGGACACCTCACAGGGCCGTCATCGCAAGTCTATCCGAAGGGTCTGGAAGCAGCTCAAATGGGAGCCTAACGAGGCTCGAGAGCTTCGTGAACGCATCAGTTCCAGTATCGCTATGCTTACCACATTGCTCGGCCAACTTTCTAG CGAGACAACTGTTGCCGTGAAGAAGGGCGTCGACCGTCTGAACCAGAATCAAGACCGCCAAGAACGACTTGCCATTCTCAACTGGCTGAGCTCTTTTGATCACACAGCCCAACAAAACGATATCTCAGCTCGAAAACAAACAGGCACTGGCGTTTGGCTTCTTGAGTCCCCGGACTTCACCTCTTGGAAGTCCACCAGGGGCGAAACCCTCTACTGTCCAGGCATCCCTGGCGCCGGAAAGACGATCCTCTCGTCCATCGTAGTTGAGGAGCTCACAAAGTGGTTCCGAGATGACTCTAACGTCTGCATCGCTCATGTTTACTTCAATTATCAGCAGCAAGAGAGCCAAACTGTTAATCAAGTCTTTGCCAACTTGCTAAGACAACTCGTGGCAGGTCAATCCGACATTCCAACAGCTGTTCGGGATGTATACAAGGGACATTTGCAAAGAGGCTCAAAGCCAAAATTTGAAGAGATTTCTGAGCTTCTGCACAGTTTCTCTGCTCTATACTCCAGAGTTTTCATCATTATAGACGCCCTCGATGAATGTCCCTCACGAGATGGCCGCCGGAACACCCTATTGTCGGAAATCATGAAGCTACAAACTGCCCTCTCGGCTAACATCTTGTGCACATCTCGGCCCATCCCCGAGATCGAATCGTGGTTCCCCAAAACCGTGTCCATCAACGTCCGGGCCAGCGAGCATGACGTTCGAAAGTACCTGGATGGGCAAATAGGGCGGCTCCCGGGTTTCGTGGCACGCAGCACCGAGCTACAAGAGCACGTCAAGACACAGATAGTACAGGTTGTTGACGGAAT GTTCCTCCttgctcatcttcatctcgagtCTTTGATGTACAAGCGCACTGCCAAAGCCCTACGCACAGCCCTCGAAGGACTCCCACGAGGCTCAACTGCCTACGACGATACCTATGAGAGAACTATGAGACGAATTGAAACACAGTTTCCTGACCAGGTAGGCCTCGCCAAGGACGTGTTGCAATGGATCATCTGGGCGAAGACCCCTCTGTCAGTGTCAGAACTACAACATGCCCTGGGTGTGGAACCTGAGCAAGAACATCTGGACTTTGACAACCTCCCGGACCCTGATGATATGGTGACTGCCTGCGGCGGGCTAGTCACCGTTGATCAAGGAAGCGGCATCATCCGTCTCGTTCACTACACCACTCAAGAGTATTTTGAGCGCACCAGAAAGACCTGGTTTCCAGCTGCTGAAGAACAATTGGCCGAGGTTTGCCTCACATATCTCTCGTTTGAACCGTTCAGAAGAGAGCAATGCAAGACCTCTGGAGAGCACCAGAGGCGTCTTGAAGACTGGCCATTCTATCGATACGCTTGCAAATATTGGGGGCTCCATGCTAGCCAGGCATCGTCTGCGAGGATACTAGCCTTCTTCCAACTGAAAGAAGCCTTTTGGTCCTCGTTACAACCCTTGTTCCAGGACCAAACTGGTTCTATATACACAGAGCACGATCATAACGAGGAGCTATTCGAGTCAGTCAAGGAGCAGGTCACTGCGCTTCACATCGCCGCTCTTTTTGGTCTCGTTAGTATTGTGCGTGAGCTCGCCGATCCCGACACCGTCAACAAACAAACCGACCAGGGGTGGACGCCCCTTGCCTTTGCGGCAGAGCAGGGTCGTGATGAAGTCATACGACTGCTGCTGGTCGAATACGGAGCAAACGCAAACCTGAGTGATGAAGGGGGCACGTCCCCTTTGCACCGAGCTGTATCTCGCCATCGCACGAGTTCCTTCAAACTCTTGCTAGAAATTGGGAAGGCGAATATCCATTCGAGGGACCTTGCTGGCGAAACGCCTTTGTATCTTGCTATTCTAGAGGACCAGGTCGAAATCGTCGAATACTTGGTTGACAATCTAGAGACTTGGCTACAGCCTCCTGAAGACCCTGAGTTGCAACCCGGTCTCATCTTGCGCACTGCTGCGGCGTGTGGCCGTGTTGGTATTGTCAAGCTCCTCAGTACTCGACCACATCTTGATCTCGACGTCTCCG GTAACACAATACTTCGCTGGATCGGTGCTGAACAACGGCCACCACTGGTATGGGCTGCGCGGGATGGGCAATGCGAAGTCTGCAAGATACTTGTTGAAGCCGGGCGAGTCAATGCCAATGTCGTGGACTCTACCGGTCGAACCGCTCTGTCATATGCCATCGAAAGAAACTCGACCGAGATCATTGACATACTCTTGCAGGTCGATAACATTTACATCGGTTCAGTCGAACTAGGAGTCTATCGATCGCCCCTGTCTTTCGCAGTTGCACAAGGAAGTGAAGAGACAGTGAGCAAGCTATTTGCGACGAACCGACTGAATCCGAATGATGCACTCCTGGCAATGGCCGCTTCAGAAAACTGGCGAGGAGTTGCCAGCGTTCTCCTCGATGGCCCTCCCTTCGATACCAGTGCAAAATATCACCAAGACAAGGCTCCAATATCCCATGCTGCCGAGAAAGGAGACGAGAGCATCGTTGAAGCTCTCTCAAGGTACAACGCCAATCCTGGCTTGCGGGGCAGGAATCTACTAGGTTGCGCTGCCGAGAGAGGAGACACGAGAATTGTTGAAGCACTCTTAAGATTTAGCGCCAATATCAACTCGAAAGGCCTGGAGGAAAGGATACCCCCACTATCCCATGCTGCCGAGAAAGGAGACGCGAGAATCGTTGATGCGTTCATAAGATACAACACCAAGATTAACTCGAAAGACTTGTGGGACAGGACTCCGCTATCCTATGCCGCGGAGGGAGGCCACGAGGAAATCGTCGAGGCTCTTCTACGGATGCGCAACATTGAAGTTGATTCGAAATCTGAGAATGCCTCGGCATGTTTCGCGGGGTGTACGCCACTTGCATTTGCCGCCTACAAAAGCCATCCTCGAATCGTACAAAGACTACTCGACACTGGTCAAGTGAACCCTAACTCAAAGTCCAGCATTAGCTCACAGTCCCGGACTCCCTTGATATGGGCTATCGAAGGGTCTTGGTATAGTTATGGAGACGTCGAGAAGTATGAGGCTGTGGTAGACCTTCTTTTAAGAACAAGGCGAGTCGACGTCAACTCCAAGTGTGCAACGGGTCTCCCTAGTCTGCAGCACCAGGAAACAGAGGGTCAAACACCGCTCTTGATCGCCACGAGACGGAGCACCCCGCCAAAAATAGTCAAGTTGCTCCTTGAGAACGGGGCTGACCCCAACGCAACATCACATGACGGCTCAACACCATTGTCAAATGCTATCGAGAATGGATACAGTGCCATCGCCGACATATTACTTGAGTATGGCGCAAAACCTTTGGAGGAGTGA
- a CDS encoding Thioredoxin domain-containing protein → MSAPAPLRLGSIAPNFQAETTKGKIDFHEFIGDNWVILFSHPEDYTPVCTTELGAMAKLAPEFAKRGVKPIGLSANTIESHEGWIKDISEVTGGNVEFPIIGDKQRQVSLLYDMIDQQDATNVDEKGIAFTIRSVYFIDPKKTIRTILSYPASTGRNAAEILRIIDSLQTGDKYRVTTPINWVPGEDVIVHPSVKNEEAKTLFPEFRIVKPYLRFTPLAKEKVISQ, encoded by the exons ATGTCTGCTCCCGCTCCTCTTCGTCTGGGCTCCATCGCCCCCAACTTCCAGGCCGAGACCACCAAGGGCAAGATCGACTTCCACGAGTTCATCGGCGACAACTGggtcatcctcttctcccaCCCCGAGGATTACACTCCCGTGTGCACCACCGAGCTCGGCGCCATGGCCAAGCTTGCCCCCGAGTTCGCCAAGCGTGGTGTTAAGCCCATTGGTCTCTCTGCCAACACCATCGAGTCCCACGAGGGCTGGATCAAGGATATCTCCGAGGTCACTGGCGGCAACGTCGAGTTCCCCATCATTGGTGACAAGCAGCGCCAGGTTTCTCTGCTCTACGACAT GATCGACCAGCAGGATGCCACCAACGTCGATGAGAAGGGCATTGCCTTCACCATCCGATCCGTCTACTTCATCGACCCCAAGAAGACCATCCGCACCATCCTCTCCTACCCCGCCTCCACCGGCCGCAACGCCGCCGAGATCCTCCGCATCATCGACTCCCTCCAGACTGGCGACAAGTACCGCGTCACCACCCCCATCAACTGGGTCCCCGGTGAGGATGTTATTGTCCACCCCTCTGTCAAGaacgaggaggccaagacccTCTTCCCCGAGTTCCGCATCGTCAAGCCTTACCTCCGATTCACCCctctggccaaggagaaggttaTTTCCCAGTAA
- a CDS encoding Peptidase-S15 domain-containing protein gives MSVTPKNVSFSSRGLKIAAHLYLPPSDAPNRNGAAIIICHPWTSIKEQSPANYARVLAPAGFICLTYDAAYQGESEGEPRDLEDPYQRVEDIKCAVTYLVSLKEVNNDKIGVFGICASGGYAPFAAQTDLRIKACATAAAVCAGTMARRGYEKDSSNMDVLRSQLQAAASDRNSDVTGEKVEIVHMLPEKYEDLPDDFPESFRDLANYYRTSRGYHKRATNTCIPRSWDIMGNFDAFAFIEMISPRPLLMITGTKAATKWYSEDAVAKAKEPKELVVLEGMTHADLYDKVDEAGEKLIEFFGNSL, from the coding sequence ATGTCTGTAACTCCCAAGAACGTCTCCTTTTCCTCCCGCGGCCTCAAGATCGCTGCTCACCTCTACCTCCCCCCCTCCGACGCCCCCAACCGCAACGgagccgccatcatcatctgccaCCCCTGGACCTCCATCAAAGAACAATCACCCGCCAACTACGCCCGCGTCCTCGCACCCGCCGGCTTCATTTGTCTGACCTACGATGCCGCCTACCAGGGTGAATCAGAGGGAGAACCTCGGGACCTTGAGGATCCGTATCAGAGGGTTGAGGACATCAAGTGCGCGGTTACGTACCTCGTAAGCCTGAAGGAGGTGAACAACGACAAGATTGGAGTCTTTGGTATCTGTGCTTCTGGCGGCTACGCACCCTTCGCAGCACAGACAGATCTCCGTATTAAAGCCtgcgcaacagcagcagccgtgTGCGCCGGCACAATGGCTCGTCGAGGCTATGAAAAGGACTCTTCCAACATGGACGTCCTCCGCTCTCAACTCCAAGCCGCAGCCTCAGACCGCAACAGCGACGTTACAGGCGAGAAGGTGGAAATTGTCCACATGCTGCCGGAAAAGTATGAGGATCTGCCAGATGACTTTCCTGAGTCGTTCCGTGATCTGGCGAATTACTATCGCACGTCTCGAGGATATCACAAGCGTGCGACGAACACGTGTATTCCACGAAGTTGGGATATCATGGGGAACTTTGACGCGTTTGCGTTTATCGAAATGATCAGTCCAAGGCCGTTGCTCATGATTACGGGGACAAAGGCGGCGACCAAGTGGTATAGCGAAGATGCGGTTGCAAAGGCCAAGGAACCGAAGGAGCTGGTTGTGCTTGAGGGAATGACACATGCGGATTTGTATGACAAGGTTGATGAGGCGGGCGAGAAGTTGATTGAGTTTTTTGGAAATAGTCTTTAG